The genomic interval TGGTCAGAAATGATTCTAAAACCAATATAATTGCTGTTTTGTCCAATCTTATTCATCAATATCTATATCTGcttacgaaaaaaaaaaattttttttttgattttttcattttttgtaaggggttacatcacaattttttgaaaaaaaaattaattaaaaattttttttaggACTGAAATGCAGCTTGATTTAGAATTTGATTACGAGTTAAACAAGGTATAACATGCCGCAATTggatatttttttcacattttatgGAAAAAATATGGTTTTTTTTAACACAAGTCGAGATTTTTCCGTATAAAATAGGTTTAACTTGGCCAGCGACATACTTTTACAAAGAGACTGATTAATTTTCAAAGAAAAGAAACACATATAcgtgataaaataaaaaatataaatatatgtccGATAAGATTACCCAGCGGGGGTGACCACACCCCACTTTCTAGATCCGCTCCTGGCAGTTCGTGCCAAAGCGCAACAGCATTGCAATTCGCAAGTCACCCCCATTGGAAACGGGGAGCGGAAGTGACTCACTGCGCAGGCGCGCTTCCTGTCAACCCCCAGGAGAGAGTGAAAGCCGCTGACCCCCCAACCTTTGCCCTGCCAGcggtaaacaaaaacaagttTGGCTCACCagcaagagagagagagagagaaagagagagctTGCGGATGACAGCTGAAAGTCCCAAATTTCCCTGGCTTGGGCCTCCACTATTTCTGATTTGGCACCACTCACATCTGGAATTCAGACGGGGGCACTCAAGTACGCCAGCAACGTCAAGGAAATTATCGATTTTCGCATGTGAAGTGAAAAAAGTGACTCCGTTGGCAAAAACTGTAGCGCGAGCAGGACTCCAGTGAAAATCCAACCAAAAGCAGTTCACACGGACTAACTGATAGCCCCAGCTGGCCTGTAGTGgagggcgtggcagctggtcGGACCCTGGTCCCCAAACGACATGGCCGACAGCGAATTCGAGGAGTTCCACAGGCCCATATTTGAGCCCCATACGATTGCTGGCTTCGGATCTGGAGCAGGCAGCAAGAAGAATAATCCCCATGCATTTTACTCGTAAGTTGAAAGGTGAAAGGCTGTGGTAAGAATCAATCTGGCGAGGCTTGCTGTAGCAAAGACGTGTGCACGTGTCCTGAAGAGCACCCCTTGAAACTGGTTCGGTATCCTTGAAGGGAAATGTTCGCCACAGAAGCACAAAAGTCACCCATGAAACTgtttaaaagtatgcaacgaaTTCCTGATGAGTGCATGCCTTTGGACATCCCTATGAATTTTTCCAAACTCGTTGTGATTTCTGTGCGATGGCATGAGTTCAGTTTCATCAGTAAAGCCCTTTTCACAGTTTAATTCCCAACGATGACCTGGAGGACTCGCACTCCTCGAAGAGCGATGGCGACGGTTCGGATCAGGAGGATGGCATTGGTCTTGTGGAACACGAGCCCAAGATGCGTCAGGTGGAGGACGATGAGCTAGGCGACGGGCTGAAAGTCACTCTGTCCTCGGACGGCTCCCTGGACACAAACGACTCTTTTAATTCGCACCGACATCATCCGTTGAACCACCAGGATGCGATTGGAGGCTTCCTGGGCATGGACACCAGTGGATTGGGTGGCAACAGTGCTCCTGTGACCATTGGAGCCAGCACAGATCTGCTGGCACCCAATACAGCTGCCACGCGACGTCGTCGCAAGTTGCCGGAAATACCGAAAAACAAGAAATGTAAGTGTATTGAAGACTTAGTTCCTGGCTAGAGTATCCTGCATGCAAATAGTTTCAGGGGCTGCCGGTTTTCAAAACTAGTATTTGGTTCATATCCTATTTTGGAAACCGGATACTCCTTCTTAACATCCCTTCGTAGTTTCGGGCTAACCCACTCATGGCCTCGTTGCAGCTTCCATTCTGCATCTTCTAGGTGGTTCCAACTTTGGCTCCCTGGCGGATGAGTTCCGCAACGGTGGTGGTGGGGGAATCCCTCCAGCAGTTCGCAGTGGACAACAGCGCTCATTTCTGTCCCTCAAATGCGGCTACTTGATGGACGAGGACTCCAGTCCGGATTCGGAGAGGATGCAGAGTCTGGGCGACGTGGACAGTGGTCACAGCACGGCGCACTCGCCCAACGACTTCAAGAGCATGTCGCCGCAGATCACGTCTCCCGTTTCGCAGTCCCCCTTTCCGCCTCCCTTTGGCGGCGTGCCCTTTGGCCAGCTGGAGATGCTGGAGGCCACGCACCGTGGTCTGCACAAGTTTGTGCCGCGGCACCACGACGAGATCGAGCTGGAGATCGGCGACGCCATCTACGTGCAGAAGGAGGCCGAGGACCTGTGGTGCGAGGGCGTGAATCTCCGCACCGGAAGGCAGGGCATCTTCCCCTCGGCCTACGCCGTGGACCTGGACTACAACGAGTTCGATCCCACAGTGCAGCTGGTGAAGAAGGAGCGCTACCTGCTGGGCTACCTCGGATCCGTGGAGACGCTGGCGCACAAGGGCACCGGAGTCGTTTGCCAGGCGGTGCGCAAGATTGTCGGCGAGTACGGCAACTCACCGACCGGACAGACCTGCATCCTGGAGGTTTCCGACCAGGGACTGCGCATGGTGGATCGATCGGGCCCGAATGTGAGTAGGATACCTAGTTCCTTATCACTACAACATACATTTCCATTAATAACCGATATAAAATCCGATTTCCTGaaacagcaaaacaaaaaggacAAGAAACCTTGCATCGACTACTTCTACTCCCTGAAGAACGTCTCCTTCTGCGCATTTCACCCTCGCGATCACCGCTTCATTGGCTTCATCACCAAACATCCCACGGTTCAGCGGTTCGCCTGCCACGTCTTCAAGGGCTCGGAGTCCACCAGACCGGTGGCCGAGGCAGTGGGGTGAGTCCTGAAGCAGCCACCCCCAAACACGCCCGAATAACATGGTAACACTCCTTCTTTCAGTCGTGCTTTCCAGCGATTCTATCAGAAATTCATTGAAACCGCTTATCCCATCGAGGACATCTACATTGAGTAGGCTTGCAAGGCGGTTTGTGCATTAATCAATACgatatattttttgtgcggtTATTACGAATAAAAGCAAAGATAAGTCTCAAGAATATTTGCTCTTCTTCAAAGAGAATCTCAAAGCAAAGTCGATAAGCTCGCAATAGAAACCCTAGCTATAGATTATTATCATTTATCCGATTCGAACAACTGTGCAAGATACAAGACATGTAAATAGTTAGTTAACTTTCGTTCAAAACTCCCACTTTACACACTCACACTAAGCTTCAAGCAATC from Drosophila mauritiana strain mau12 chromosome 3L, ASM438214v1, whole genome shotgun sequence carries:
- the LOC117139749 gene encoding JNK-interacting protein 1 isoform X1 encodes the protein MADSEFEEFHRPIFEPHTIAGFGSGAGSKKNNPHAFYSLIPNDDLEDSHSSKSDGDGSDQEDGIGLVEHEPKMRQVEDDELGDGLKVTLSSDGSLDTNDSFNSHRHHPLNHQDAIGGFLGMDTSGLGGNSAPVTIGASTDLLAPNTAATRRRRKLPEIPKNKKSSILHLLGGSNFGSLADEFRNGGGGGIPPAVRSGQQRSFLSLKCGYLMDEDSSPDSERMQSLGDVDSGHSTAHSPNDFKSMSPQITSPVSQSPFPPPFGGVPFGQLEMLEATHRGLHKFVPRHHDEIELEIGDAIYVQKEAEDLWCEGVNLRTGRQGIFPSAYAVDLDYNEFDPTVQLVKKERYLLGYLGSVETLAHKGTGVVCQAVRKIVGEYGNSPTGQTCILEVSDQGLRMVDRSGPNQNKKDKKPCIDYFYSLKNVSFCAFHPRDHRFIGFITKHPTVQRFACHVFKGSESTRPVAEAVGRAFQRFYQKFIETAYPIEDIYIE
- the LOC117139749 gene encoding JNK-interacting protein 1 isoform X2 — its product is MADSEFEEFHRPIFEPHTIAGFGSGAGSKKNNPHAFYSLIPNDDLEDSHSSKSDGDGSDQEDGIGLVEHEPKMRQVEDDELGDGLKVTLSSDGSLDTNDSFNSHRHHPLNHQDAIGGFLGMDTSGLGGNSAPVTIGASTDLLAPNTAATRRRRKLPEIPKNKKCGSNFGSLADEFRNGGGGGIPPAVRSGQQRSFLSLKCGYLMDEDSSPDSERMQSLGDVDSGHSTAHSPNDFKSMSPQITSPVSQSPFPPPFGGVPFGQLEMLEATHRGLHKFVPRHHDEIELEIGDAIYVQKEAEDLWCEGVNLRTGRQGIFPSAYAVDLDYNEFDPTVQLVKKERYLLGYLGSVETLAHKGTGVVCQAVRKIVGEYGNSPTGQTCILEVSDQGLRMVDRSGPNQNKKDKKPCIDYFYSLKNVSFCAFHPRDHRFIGFITKHPTVQRFACHVFKGSESTRPVAEAVGRAFQRFYQKFIETAYPIEDIYIE